One window of Candidatus Nitrospira kreftii genomic DNA carries:
- a CDS encoding Peptide methionine sulfoxide reductase MsrA, producing MGEELPRTSAEKEVAILAGGCFWCLEAVYDQVGGVDSVESGYIGGTVDNPTYEAVCGGQTEHAEAVRITFDPTIISYKELLDIFFVIHDPTTLNRQGNDRGTQYRSAIFYCTSAQRHAAETVIKTLSDEQLYDAPIVTQVVPATKWYEAESYHQEYFARNPLQGYCQVVVGPKVAKFRKQFAARLKS from the coding sequence ATGGGAGAGGAGTTACCAAGGACCTCAGCTGAGAAAGAAGTCGCCATTCTTGCAGGTGGCTGCTTTTGGTGTCTCGAAGCGGTATACGACCAGGTCGGCGGTGTGGACTCAGTCGAATCCGGGTACATCGGTGGTACGGTAGACAATCCCACATACGAGGCGGTCTGTGGAGGGCAGACTGAGCACGCTGAGGCCGTGCGGATCACCTTTGATCCAACGATAATTTCCTACAAAGAGCTCCTGGATATTTTTTTCGTCATCCATGATCCTACGACGCTCAATCGACAGGGAAACGACAGAGGCACCCAATATCGTTCCGCGATCTTCTACTGCACGTCGGCACAGCGCCATGCAGCAGAAACCGTGATCAAAACTTTATCCGACGAACAATTGTATGACGCACCTATCGTCACGCAAGTCGTGCCGGCTACGAAATGGTATGAGGCGGAGTCCTATCATCAGGAGTACTTTGCGCGGAATCCACTCCAAGGGTATTGCCAAGTCGTCGTCGGCCCAAAGGTGGCGAAGTTCCGCAAACAATTCGCTGCAAGGTTGAAGTCGTAG
- a CDS encoding Serine protease, giving the protein MAFDDRNTRISLVPLLFKAVVGLTLAVCPAFLSHSVHAKEIVIANYEGVINPVAAEYLHDALDFAQSTGAETLILKLDTPGGLDTSMRLMIKDITGSPLPVIVFVSPSGGRAASAGVFITMAAHVAAMAPGTNIGAAHPVAMGGGEMDNTMKEKVENDSVAYIKSIAEQRGRNVSWAEDAVRKSVSVTEQEALKLKIIDLVAEDIPSLLKYLQGRKVVLPHGSVTLSSEPPTLREFPMGTRLELLKTLSDPNIAYLLMSIGTIGIMAELYSPGAILPGIIGAISLILAFYSLQSLPVNYAGALLVILGVVFLLLEISVTSYGLLALGGLTAMTLGGLFLIKSDAPFLQVSLSFLLPTVMAIGALAGVLAWTAVKGTHGKPITGAEGMIGSIGIAKTDLNPSGLITIQGETWEAVSQAPLRQGEAAEVLSIEGLTLTVAPTHKLS; this is encoded by the coding sequence ATGGCCTTTGATGATCGAAACACCAGAATTTCGTTAGTCCCTCTCCTCTTCAAGGCGGTCGTAGGACTGACCTTAGCTGTTTGCCCGGCGTTCCTCAGTCACTCCGTTCATGCGAAAGAGATCGTCATTGCGAACTATGAGGGGGTCATTAACCCTGTCGCGGCGGAATACCTGCATGATGCACTTGATTTCGCGCAATCTACCGGAGCCGAAACATTGATCTTGAAGCTCGACACCCCCGGAGGGTTGGATACTTCCATGCGTCTGATGATCAAAGATATTACAGGTTCGCCTCTGCCGGTGATTGTATTCGTCTCTCCCTCGGGGGGACGGGCCGCTTCAGCGGGCGTGTTTATCACCATGGCGGCCCATGTCGCTGCTATGGCACCGGGCACCAACATTGGAGCAGCGCATCCGGTTGCCATGGGTGGCGGCGAGATGGACAACACGATGAAAGAAAAGGTAGAAAATGACTCTGTTGCTTATATCAAAAGCATCGCGGAACAGCGCGGCCGAAATGTGTCATGGGCCGAAGATGCGGTCCGTAAGAGCGTGTCTGTGACGGAGCAGGAGGCCTTGAAACTCAAAATCATCGATTTGGTGGCTGAAGATATTCCCAGCCTGCTGAAGTATCTTCAGGGGAGGAAGGTTGTTCTCCCACATGGATCAGTCACGTTATCAAGCGAACCTCCGACCCTCAGAGAATTTCCGATGGGTACGCGTCTGGAGTTGCTCAAAACTCTGAGTGATCCAAATATTGCCTACCTTCTGATGTCCATCGGAACGATCGGGATTATGGCCGAGCTCTACAGCCCCGGAGCAATCCTACCCGGCATCATCGGAGCTATCAGCTTGATTCTGGCGTTCTATTCCCTCCAATCTCTCCCCGTAAATTATGCGGGCGCCCTTCTTGTGATACTCGGCGTCGTGTTTCTTCTGCTTGAAATCTCCGTCACGAGCTATGGATTGCTTGCATTGGGAGGCTTAACCGCCATGACGCTGGGGGGTCTGTTCCTCATCAAGAGTGACGCACCGTTTCTACAAGTGTCGCTGTCGTTCCTGTTGCCCACCGTCATGGCGATCGGAGCCCTGGCCGGGGTCCTTGCATGGACGGCAGTCAAGGGAACCCACGGAAAGCCGATCACCGGAGCCGAGGGAATGATCGGATCGATCGGAATCGCGAAGACAGATCTGAACCCAAGCGGTCTGATTACCATACAAGGAGAGACCTGGGAGGCAGTCAGCCAAGCTCCCTTGCGTCAAGGCGAGGCTGCAGAGGTGCTGTCGATCGAGGGGCTGACACTTACGGTGGCCCCCACTCACAAATTGAGCTGA
- a CDS encoding RNA polymerase sigma factor encodes MKKELRVAEEIDIRKTFVPDVDADDAKASGMLGMIGREEIEESTADEKNQATIRTSQGTSPFLLESLYFRSFGERGLLTREEETAIAKRVDLGTRRIRTALRQAVRIILRSKRTSPLAETVRELQIVRRLSGLSATALDNAEKLLVASVGSSEPDAKLTVGAAKQLKAVLNEIRSARIVLEEGKDELVRCNLRLVVDVAKHYTGRGLTLLDLVQEGNIGLMKAAERYQYRKGFKFSTYATWWIRQGITRALADQARTIRIPVHQTEASHRILRVTRRLGQRFGRPARLDEVAHVLRMRPERLRETVQAFQEPVALESPIGDGDTQFGDMIPDQQAVSPDAHVHRGELTQQLDRILSTLTPREQTVIRLRFGIGYDEASTLEQVGQSLSVTRERIRQIEAKALKKLKTPGVKELFASIK; translated from the coding sequence ATGAAGAAAGAGCTTCGGGTCGCTGAGGAAATAGACATACGGAAAACATTCGTCCCTGATGTCGATGCCGATGATGCCAAAGCAAGCGGTATGCTCGGAATGATCGGCCGTGAGGAGATTGAAGAATCGACAGCCGACGAGAAAAATCAGGCAACCATACGGACGAGCCAGGGAACGAGCCCGTTCCTGTTGGAGAGTCTCTATTTTCGTTCGTTTGGTGAGCGTGGACTGTTGACTCGAGAAGAAGAGACGGCCATCGCGAAACGTGTCGACCTTGGAACCCGCCGTATCCGCACCGCATTGCGTCAGGCTGTGCGGATTATTCTCAGGTCCAAACGGACGTCTCCTCTTGCAGAGACAGTAAGAGAACTCCAAATCGTGAGGCGATTAAGTGGACTGTCAGCCACCGCACTAGACAATGCAGAAAAACTACTGGTAGCGAGCGTAGGCTCATCAGAGCCGGATGCCAAACTTACAGTGGGTGCAGCCAAGCAATTGAAGGCGGTACTGAATGAAATCCGATCCGCCAGAATTGTCCTGGAAGAAGGAAAGGACGAACTCGTACGGTGCAATCTGCGCTTAGTGGTCGATGTTGCGAAGCACTACACGGGAAGGGGGTTGACCTTACTGGATCTGGTACAAGAGGGCAATATCGGGCTCATGAAAGCTGCGGAGCGATATCAGTATCGGAAAGGATTTAAATTTAGTACGTATGCCACGTGGTGGATACGACAAGGCATCACTCGGGCCCTGGCGGATCAAGCGAGAACGATTCGTATTCCGGTCCACCAAACCGAAGCCTCGCATCGAATTCTCCGTGTGACACGGCGACTGGGACAGCGGTTTGGACGGCCTGCCAGATTAGACGAAGTGGCTCATGTATTACGCATGAGGCCGGAACGCCTCCGTGAAACCGTGCAAGCGTTTCAGGAACCGGTGGCATTGGAGAGTCCGATCGGTGATGGAGATACTCAGTTCGGAGATATGATTCCGGACCAACAGGCCGTGTCACCCGACGCCCATGTGCACCGAGGTGAGCTGACGCAACAACTAGACCGGATCCTTAGCACCCTGACACCTCGAGAGCAAACCGTGATCAGGCTCCGATTCGGGATTGGTTACGACGAAGCCAGTACCCTTGAGCAGGTTGGCCAAAGCTTATCCGTCACACGCGAGCGGATCCGCCAGATTGAAGCGAAGGCTCTCAAAAAGCTCAAGACCCCGGGGGTCAAAGAACTCTTCGCCTCTATCAAATAG
- a CDS encoding Peptidoglycan-associated protein produces the protein MNRVIAMSGVVMGIAVMALLSQGCNKKWVQSDRESGSGSASAKLPNISGGSSNKELSGFSRNPSEERLAQDGYATALNPSGTGPRQRAELTKEEKAAVEAGLHDVFFGYDQWTLSDEGMEALNHDAAYLKDHPGTVLKIEGHCDERGTSDYNMVLGDKRAKAARNYLTEVGVNSKQVVIVSYGKERPFCFDRDESCYQQNRRDHMLLSTR, from the coding sequence ATGAACAGAGTGATCGCGATGTCTGGTGTTGTGATGGGCATAGCCGTAATGGCGCTTTTGAGTCAGGGATGCAACAAGAAATGGGTTCAGTCTGACAGGGAAAGCGGGTCAGGGAGCGCGAGTGCGAAGCTGCCGAATATATCAGGTGGGAGTTCAAACAAGGAATTGAGCGGGTTTTCTCGCAATCCATCTGAGGAGCGTCTTGCGCAGGACGGATATGCCACAGCTCTGAACCCATCGGGGACTGGTCCTCGCCAACGAGCTGAACTCACAAAGGAAGAGAAAGCTGCGGTGGAGGCGGGCCTACATGACGTCTTCTTTGGCTATGACCAATGGACGTTGTCTGACGAGGGGATGGAAGCGCTCAATCACGACGCCGCGTACCTGAAGGATCATCCGGGAACAGTGTTGAAAATTGAAGGACATTGCGACGAGCGAGGCACCAGTGACTACAATATGGTGCTGGGCGATAAACGCGCCAAGGCCGCTCGAAATTATCTTACGGAAGTTGGGGTGAATTCCAAACAGGTCGTCATCGTGTCGTATGGCAAAGAGCGTCCGTTCTGCTTCGATCGCGATGAATCTTGTTACCAGCAAAACCGTCGAGATCATATGCTCCTGTCAACTCGGTAG
- a CDS encoding Octanoyltransferase encodes MKEPVPVSHLIGPDITTSSCNSLRYRDTLVHTFPNPIPYLTAWELQLRLHKERLLNCQPDTLLILEHLPVYTLGRRTRPSDWGGSQAVLCENGAEFHHVNRGGSVTFHGPGQVVLYPILKLNRYATGARQLVWLLEEVVIRVLAFWNIAGVRIVDKPGVWVMLPEMKKICFVGIRIQQGVTLHGVSLNVDLDLAPFRRIHPCGFPDCSVTSMAAVSQRAVPVETIKQQLAETFTMVFPSSAPQPVSPRGQERAHTDPEGAPCRNF; translated from the coding sequence ATGAAAGAACCTGTTCCTGTAAGCCACCTCATTGGCCCAGATATCACCACCTCATCCTGTAACTCTCTTCGATATCGGGATACCCTTGTTCACACCTTTCCAAATCCTATTCCCTATCTTACAGCGTGGGAACTACAGTTGCGCTTACATAAGGAACGACTCCTCAATTGCCAACCGGACACTCTGTTGATTCTTGAACACTTGCCCGTCTATACGCTAGGACGCAGGACACGACCATCAGACTGGGGTGGGAGTCAGGCAGTTTTATGCGAGAACGGAGCGGAATTCCACCATGTGAACCGTGGTGGATCCGTGACCTTTCATGGCCCCGGCCAAGTAGTCCTCTATCCAATCCTGAAACTTAATCGGTACGCCACAGGGGCCAGGCAGTTAGTGTGGTTACTTGAGGAGGTTGTCATTCGCGTACTTGCGTTCTGGAATATCGCCGGTGTTCGTATCGTCGACAAACCTGGCGTGTGGGTCATGCTGCCGGAGATGAAGAAGATCTGTTTTGTCGGGATACGAATTCAACAAGGAGTGACACTACATGGAGTGTCCCTAAATGTTGATCTAGACTTGGCCCCGTTTCGCCGAATTCACCCATGTGGATTCCCGGATTGTTCTGTGACCTCCATGGCGGCTGTTTCTCAAAGAGCCGTGCCGGTCGAGACAATTAAGCAGCAACTCGCTGAGACCTTCACCATGGTATTTCCCTCAAGCGCCCCCCAACCGGTATCCCCGCGAGGACAAGAGCGCGCCCATACTGATCCGGAAGGAGCTCCATGCAGGAATTTTTGA
- a CDS encoding Shikimate kinase, giving the protein MNIVLIGYRGTGKSTVGKMLASRLDCTLLSTDAEIVRLAGHTIPEIVEQHGWEHFRNLESQICQQLAGRQGLIIDTGGGVILRPQNVAVLKQLGTLFWLTASVETIARRIGGGTQRPSLTGVKSFIDEIQEVLRERLPKYQTAADHVIETDGKSLRQVADEILARL; this is encoded by the coding sequence ATGAATATAGTGCTGATTGGGTATCGAGGGACGGGTAAGAGTACCGTCGGTAAGATGCTGGCCTCTCGTCTCGACTGCACGCTCTTGTCGACTGACGCAGAGATAGTGAGGTTGGCTGGACACACTATCCCTGAAATCGTTGAGCAACATGGGTGGGAACACTTCCGTAATCTTGAATCACAGATTTGTCAACAGTTAGCGGGGAGGCAGGGACTTATCATCGATACCGGGGGAGGAGTCATTCTCAGACCACAGAATGTAGCGGTATTGAAGCAACTAGGGACACTATTTTGGCTGACAGCCTCAGTTGAAACGATTGCGAGGCGCATCGGTGGTGGCACACAGCGTCCTTCCCTGACCGGGGTCAAGTCGTTCATTGATGAAATTCAAGAGGTTCTGCGCGAGCGTCTACCGAAGTATCAGACTGCCGCTGACCATGTCATTGAAACAGATGGCAAATCCCTCAGGCAAGTTGCCGATGAAATTCTGGCACGACTATAA
- a CDS encoding Shikimate dehydrogenase (NADP(+)): MHIDTQTKFCGVIGNPIGHSLSPAIHNAAFRELGLDYVYLAWQVEAIGDALKGLRALGNFRGASVTIPHKVAALPFLDHVEQTAQRIGAINTIVCEKGTLTGYNTDATGAVRALRESGVNLVGQRVVLLGTGGAARAIACALMAESCLAKLTLLGIDDRERTTLAEDLRRQTGSTVEDFHLDESSLRNVLPDARVLIHCTPVGMSPKTDASCVPASLLHTDLTVMDIVYNPRETQLLKDAKHAGCQTIPGLEMFLNQAVAQFELWTNQTAPVDVMRGVLESHFR; encoded by the coding sequence ATGCATATCGACACACAGACGAAATTTTGCGGGGTGATTGGAAATCCGATCGGGCATTCTCTTTCCCCTGCCATTCATAACGCCGCGTTCCGTGAATTGGGTCTTGATTATGTCTATTTGGCGTGGCAGGTGGAAGCGATCGGTGATGCGCTGAAGGGACTCCGTGCGCTCGGGAACTTTCGCGGAGCGAGTGTCACCATACCCCACAAAGTGGCCGCTCTACCATTTCTTGACCATGTGGAGCAAACGGCTCAACGAATTGGGGCGATCAACACCATTGTCTGCGAGAAAGGTACGCTCACAGGATACAACACGGACGCCACCGGTGCAGTACGGGCTTTAAGAGAGAGTGGAGTGAACCTTGTGGGGCAACGCGTTGTGCTGTTAGGAACTGGCGGGGCGGCGCGCGCGATCGCATGTGCACTCATGGCTGAGTCATGCTTGGCGAAGCTGACCTTATTAGGAATTGACGATCGTGAACGAACGACATTAGCTGAGGATCTTCGTCGCCAGACAGGTTCGACGGTCGAGGATTTTCATCTTGATGAGTCCTCACTTCGTAATGTTCTGCCTGACGCGCGTGTGTTGATTCATTGCACGCCTGTCGGGATGTCTCCGAAAACTGATGCCAGCTGTGTTCCTGCTTCGCTCCTTCACACCGATCTCACAGTGATGGACATTGTCTACAACCCGCGCGAGACTCAATTGCTGAAGGACGCCAAGCATGCCGGATGTCAAACCATTCCAGGGTTGGAGATGTTCCTCAATCAAGCGGTCGCTCAATTTGAACTTTGGACCAACCAGACGGCCCCGGTTGATGTCATGCGCGGAGTGCTGGAATCTCATTTCCGATGA
- a CDS encoding hypothetical protein (conserved protein of unknown function), whose product MGVEQRYAITVKFLVDADSAEDAEEMVETACEKASASFPEMSYEGIEDIEEEEDE is encoded by the coding sequence ATGGGGGTGGAACAGAGGTACGCAATTACCGTGAAGTTTTTGGTTGATGCTGATTCTGCGGAAGATGCGGAAGAGATGGTGGAGACGGCCTGTGAAAAGGCGTCGGCGTCATTCCCGGAGATGAGTTACGAAGGAATTGAAGACATTGAGGAGGAAGAAGACGAGTAG
- a CDS encoding hypothetical protein (conserved protein of unknown function) produces the protein MATPLTTGRSMKNSALVVLFGIALLYGFTACQNRPFLTETIYEDQSLFVRLAVDQTVDGGHSHPVSMTTEEMTTVLSGIMVEEPGSFMPSVPFPGKDREFPLHPAFRTEEIALLAPLLAKGLNTARPEEVVTFYWITQQPAPIERVTSGGVFIDGDHLHFLLSNYRSPTRYPPDAETMQSLDGRSTPLQPLVPQDTLLTFNPITALVPREQGFLKNPFRSKRQELVIPFKKLAGDTVR, from the coding sequence ATGGCCACACCACTAACTACAGGTCGTAGCATGAAGAACTCTGCTCTGGTCGTTCTTTTTGGGATTGCGCTATTATATGGGTTTACTGCCTGTCAGAACCGACCATTCCTCACCGAAACCATTTATGAGGATCAATCGCTGTTCGTTCGACTCGCAGTAGACCAGACCGTAGACGGAGGCCATTCTCACCCTGTCAGCATGACGACTGAAGAGATGACCACAGTTCTATCCGGTATCATGGTCGAAGAGCCCGGTAGCTTCATGCCCTCCGTGCCTTTCCCTGGCAAAGACAGAGAGTTTCCACTGCATCCGGCATTCCGTACGGAAGAGATCGCCTTGTTGGCGCCGTTATTGGCAAAAGGGTTGAATACGGCGAGACCCGAGGAGGTCGTGACGTTTTATTGGATTACCCAACAACCTGCGCCCATCGAACGAGTGACGTCAGGTGGGGTTTTCATCGACGGTGACCACCTGCACTTCCTATTGAGCAACTATCGCTCGCCTACTCGCTATCCACCGGATGCCGAAACCATGCAATCCCTGGATGGCCGTTCCACTCCGTTACAGCCGCTTGTCCCTCAGGACACTCTGCTGACTTTCAATCCAATCACCGCACTTGTGCCACGAGAACAAGGCTTCTTAAAGAATCCGTTCAGGTCAAAACGCCAAGAGCTCGTCATACCATTTAAAAAACTTGCAGGGGACACAGTTCGCTGA
- a CDS encoding tRNA (adenine(58)-N(1))-methyltransferase TrmI, which produces MPAMSRLSSGDRIHLVDQKRRQYALTLKAGETYQFSGQKIAHDTLIGRPDGSIVTLSGGKKMLALRPTFGDYVLKMPRGAQVLYPKDLAIMPMWADIHPGARVFEAGTGSGALTMALLRAVGPDGVVVTYEIRDDFALTAAANISRYMNPVNLVAIRKNAYEGIDLLDDKIPFDRVVLDLPEPWQVVPHAAQVLRSGGIYLSFVPTVPQVMRTVEALERTTVFGMIETFETLLRTWSVQGRSVRPDHRMVAHSGFITVARKVEPGVLGPLPKSEELDDGIHDKINEREEEQRS; this is translated from the coding sequence ATGCCAGCCATGTCCAGATTGTCCAGTGGTGACCGGATTCATCTCGTTGATCAAAAAAGGCGACAATACGCCCTCACGCTCAAAGCCGGAGAGACCTACCAGTTTAGTGGTCAAAAGATCGCACACGATACCCTCATCGGTCGTCCTGATGGGTCCATTGTCACACTCTCTGGCGGCAAGAAGATGTTGGCGCTTCGACCGACGTTTGGCGACTATGTGCTCAAAATGCCTCGAGGGGCACAGGTCCTTTATCCCAAAGATCTCGCGATCATGCCCATGTGGGCCGATATTCATCCGGGGGCTCGAGTCTTCGAGGCCGGTACTGGATCAGGTGCGTTGACCATGGCGTTATTGCGCGCGGTGGGTCCAGACGGCGTGGTGGTGACCTATGAAATCAGGGATGACTTTGCACTCACGGCGGCAGCAAATATTTCACGGTACATGAATCCGGTCAATCTCGTGGCCATCAGAAAAAACGCCTATGAGGGCATTGATCTCCTGGATGACAAAATCCCTTTCGACCGCGTGGTGCTTGATCTCCCGGAACCGTGGCAGGTGGTTCCTCATGCGGCCCAGGTGCTTCGTTCAGGCGGTATCTATTTGAGCTTCGTACCCACGGTGCCTCAAGTCATGCGCACAGTGGAGGCACTCGAGCGAACAACCGTGTTCGGAATGATTGAGACATTCGAGACCTTGCTGCGAACGTGGTCGGTGCAGGGCCGGAGCGTCCGCCCCGATCATCGCATGGTGGCGCATTCCGGCTTCATCACGGTTGCTCGGAAGGTGGAGCCAGGGGTTCTTGGCCCATTGCCTAAGTCAGAGGAACTTGATGATGGAATCCATGACAAGATTAATGAAAGAGAAGAGGAACAGCGCTCATGA
- a CDS encoding hypothetical protein (conserved protein of unknown function) — translation MIPVLHDVRAAFFLAIALAMLLMICALAGLGTVLRPVRWAERKDYR, via the coding sequence ATGATCCCCGTTTTGCACGACGTACGAGCCGCATTTTTCCTTGCAATTGCGCTAGCCATGCTCCTGATGATCTGTGCGCTAGCTGGCCTAGGAACCGTGTTGCGACCGGTTCGTTGGGCTGAGCGAAAAGACTATCGCTGA
- a CDS encoding hypothetical protein (conserved protein of unknown function), with the protein MSATPDPNQTEPPLWSIGIVVAIILTAPLVLYSLAPTGPLREGDTVFSAGQQRVRIGHTTADKPNEVEETCLLDPDSPLIVIHAPHSDVDRSIIAEVQGNPADEWPFCPVHAEVSLQHYQIFQKPAVFESVRELLAGIFNR; encoded by the coding sequence ATGTCTGCCACTCCAGACCCCAATCAGACCGAACCTCCACTGTGGTCAATCGGTATTGTAGTAGCCATCATTCTAACTGCCCCTCTCGTCTTGTACTCACTTGCGCCGACTGGGCCGCTGCGCGAGGGTGACACGGTATTTTCAGCCGGACAACAGCGAGTCCGCATTGGGCACACGACCGCAGACAAACCAAATGAAGTTGAGGAAACCTGCTTGCTCGATCCGGATAGTCCCCTCATCGTCATTCACGCACCGCATAGCGACGTGGACCGTTCAATCATCGCCGAAGTCCAAGGCAATCCGGCCGATGAATGGCCGTTTTGCCCTGTTCATGCCGAGGTGAGTCTACAACACTACCAAATATTTCAGAAGCCGGCGGTATTCGAGAGTGTTCGAGAGCTATTGGCAGGGATTTTTAACCGATGA
- a CDS encoding hypothetical protein (conserved protein of unknown function): protein MSFLLPLILLGALLYASFKRVMEYERLVVFALGKFQTVKGPGIRLVIPVLQQMVRVNLQTVTMEVPSQDVITRDNISVKVNAVIFLRVVDPQRAVLAVQDYLYSTSQVAQTTLRSVLGQSQLDDLLAKRDDINAELQRIIDQQTEPWGVKVAAVEVKNVDIPQDMQRAIARQAEAERERRAKIIHAEGEFQAAQKLAEAADVISRNPAALQLRYLQTLVEIAGEKNSTTIFPIPVDTLGPFIKGLLSK from the coding sequence ATGTCATTCCTGTTGCCATTAATTCTGTTAGGAGCGCTGCTTTATGCCAGTTTTAAGCGCGTGATGGAATACGAACGGCTTGTGGTGTTTGCTCTCGGCAAGTTTCAAACAGTGAAAGGGCCTGGGATCAGATTGGTGATCCCGGTCCTTCAGCAGATGGTCCGCGTGAATCTCCAGACCGTTACGATGGAAGTCCCGTCGCAAGATGTTATTACGCGAGATAATATTTCCGTAAAGGTCAACGCCGTCATTTTCCTTCGAGTGGTCGATCCCCAACGCGCAGTGCTCGCCGTACAAGATTATCTGTACTCCACTTCACAGGTGGCCCAAACGACTCTTCGCAGTGTCCTAGGTCAAAGCCAACTCGATGACTTGCTGGCGAAACGCGACGATATCAATGCTGAATTGCAACGGATCATCGATCAACAGACCGAGCCATGGGGGGTCAAGGTCGCCGCCGTCGAGGTAAAAAATGTGGATATCCCGCAAGACATGCAACGAGCTATCGCGCGACAAGCCGAAGCTGAACGAGAACGGCGCGCCAAAATCATTCATGCCGAAGGTGAGTTCCAGGCCGCCCAGAAACTGGCTGAAGCCGCTGACGTCATCAGTCGAAATCCTGCGGCACTTCAACTACGATATCTCCAAACACTCGTTGAGATTGCCGGGGAGAAGAACTCGACTACCATTTTCCCCATCCCGGTTGACACACTTGGGCCTTTCATAAAAGGACTGCTCTCGAAATAG
- a CDS encoding 3-oxoacyl-[acyl-carrier-protein] reductase FabG: protein MKRLEGKVTVVTGGNAGIGEAIAKRFADEGASVVITGRRQPELDHVVNVVRLHKGTVLGVAGSVTDEGHVQDVVRRTLDSFGRIDVLVNNAGIGAFGKRLHETDDATWANVLDVNVTGVFRMTRAVIPQMLKQGRGSIINISSIASLVGLSGLAAYTASKGALDALTRAVAVEYAQDGIRCNVVNPGLIDTPMAASLMTNPDMLQSILAQYAIRRPGKPEEVANMILYLASDEAAWVTGATFPIDGGMTVHKG, encoded by the coding sequence ATGAAAAGGTTGGAGGGCAAAGTTACAGTCGTAACGGGGGGAAATGCGGGAATCGGCGAAGCGATCGCAAAGCGTTTTGCCGATGAAGGGGCATCGGTGGTGATTACGGGGCGTCGGCAGCCGGAATTGGATCACGTTGTCAATGTTGTTCGGCTCCACAAGGGAACCGTGCTTGGGGTTGCCGGCTCTGTGACAGACGAGGGGCATGTGCAGGATGTTGTGCGTCGCACGCTCGATAGTTTTGGAAGAATTGATGTGCTCGTCAACAATGCCGGGATCGGCGCCTTTGGAAAGCGTCTCCATGAAACCGATGATGCCACCTGGGCGAATGTGCTCGACGTCAACGTCACCGGGGTGTTCCGCATGACGCGAGCTGTGATCCCCCAGATGCTGAAGCAGGGCCGAGGTTCCATTATCAATATTTCGTCCATTGCCAGTTTGGTGGGCCTCTCTGGTTTGGCTGCGTACACAGCATCGAAGGGAGCTCTGGATGCCCTCACACGGGCGGTGGCGGTCGAATATGCGCAGGATGGGATTCGATGTAATGTTGTGAATCCCGGCCTCATCGATACGCCCATGGCAGCCTCGCTGATGACAAATCCGGACATGCTCCAGTCTATTCTCGCGCAATACGCGATCCGTCGTCCTGGGAAACCAGAAGAAGTGGCGAATATGATTCTCTATCTCGCGTCGGATGAAGCGGCCTGGGTCACCGGGGCGACGTTCCCCATTGATGGGGGCATGACCGTCCACAAGGGGTAG
- a CDS encoding hypothetical protein (conserved protein of unknown function), whose protein sequence is MKRLSSLFRPEPAKEIPAKPQSDERRIQPRFTTQFRSTFSGNKQEGQGRTLDISAGGCKIESDMKVEPGSKLECRLHVPGLDWPLRIDEATVRWVDGHSFGIAFSRIAQEEVAKLKTVLSDLEGDE, encoded by the coding sequence TTGAAAAGACTCAGTTCTCTCTTTAGGCCCGAACCTGCCAAGGAGATTCCGGCCAAGCCTCAGTCGGATGAGCGGCGAATCCAACCGAGATTTACGACGCAATTTCGCAGTACCTTTTCTGGGAACAAGCAGGAGGGGCAGGGGCGAACTCTGGATATATCTGCCGGCGGTTGTAAGATCGAAAGTGATATGAAGGTTGAGCCGGGATCAAAGTTAGAATGCAGGCTCCATGTTCCTGGCCTGGATTGGCCGCTGCGAATTGACGAAGCTACCGTGCGCTGGGTCGATGGTCATAGCTTCGGAATCGCTTTTTCCCGCATCGCTCAGGAAGAGGTTGCGAAGCTCAAAACAGTGCTCTCCGATCTCGAAGGGGATGAGTAG